CCAATGGGGGGGAGGGGGGTTCTAGCTCAAagtatttaaaagtaaatttatgtatatatatatatatatatatattatctgtgTATGTAATTGTAGGGTTATAAGCTTTACGGGAAACTTACCGTAACCCAATGGGGGTGGTCTAAGCATGGTTGAGTGCTGAGAAGATGACAatgaatataagaaaaataaaaagaaagcatAAGAACTCTGAACCTCTTTCTCGAGCCCGGGAAGGGCTTTCTTCAGTTTATCGAGTGTATCAGCTCCTAAAGCCACAAGGCCTCGTGTCCACTCTTCCTGGGTATAGTAACCTTGTTTCTCAGCTTTCATTTTCCTATGATGATCGAGTTTAAATTGTGCTAAGAGAACAGTAAGTGtatacatgcatatatattAGAGAAGTTTTGACGGATATATTATAAGTGGTTACCAAGCAAGCATCAAGAATCTGATATCGGTACGAGAGACATCCAAATCGGAGCAAAGTAACTCTATTCCTTCAGGACTGTTCATGTACCATACCAAAACATATATTAGAGAGAAGCTCAATGATACTATACTAGCTAGGAAGAAGATACATGGCTTGAAAAGATGATATTTACTCCATGAGATTGGAAGCTGTATTGGAATACCGATGAAACACATCGACCACTACTTGCAAGGCTTGTTCAACCGCAGCAGCCCTACTCGAACGTGAACCAATAACAAAATCAGAAACGTTAACAAAGAGCAAACAGCTGATTCGGAAGAAAGAATGAGCTCAATTGTTCAAACAAAGATCATACATGTTCATCTCCAGCATAATTACACATAAAACCCTAGATGAGAAATAAAGAGGAGCAACCTGAGACAAAGAAACTCATGGTGGAAGATATTAATTATTCCTGTCGTCGGCTTCTTcaattgttcaaaaaaaaagaccgTACATGTTCTGGCTGATTATAATGATTTTTCGATCCAATTTCAGCATAATAACTGCACATACGCCCTAGACGGATTTGATTCAATAACCGTGGTGGAAGATGTGATTGAATCCAACGTCCGTTTGACCTGCACCGTCTAGTTGCCTCGGAGAAGAGTGTCCACTCGaattatttccattttttaatttcataaaattagaTTAGATAATAGTATCAGGAGGCCAAGCGGAGCACATGATCTGTCTCACCACATCACCGTTGCGTAATTTTCTAACAccaattatgtatttttaaaataaaaatattgattgtcaaaaaaaaaaaaaaaaaaaatacaatccaCTGTAATTTATTGTTCCTAACAAAGATGAATCAacttagggcctgactggttcaaacgcagcggttacggttgcggttgcgggagtttgtggatgcgggcggttgcggtttctagcggttttaagagatttgtacgactggtactgtggttaaaaattggtgcgtttgcgggtgacttatgactggttaattaccaaatgcggtaacagtcaaataataaattaacaatatttacatttaatataattataaaaatatcaaaaatcataaaattataataaatataaaatttatatttagaaagttataattttaatttttgaaaatttattgaaattgtttttattataaaattttataatattaattaaaatataatagatatattttaatattttcataatttcaattttaaaatttttattaaatatttttacttttgtatatatattatttaaaaaaaaaaaaaaatttaccttcccgcaaccgcccgcaaccgcaaacgctagctggagccagcttttgaatttatgagattcagagcggtttgaagcggtttagagcgatttgagtgattgttgcaaaccgccgacaaccgctaccaaccgcaaaagctgtgtttgcgggtggtagcgggaaaaccaatcGCCCCCttagaagaaaacaaaaggaaaaggaaGATCAAAAGAATCGAGGCAAATATccatttagtattttttattattatgtgaAAAATTTGAATTAAATACTAGTATTTTACTCGTGTacagaaatttaaaacacattCAGATgtaatatctattttataatgGAATAAAGTATaaatttactctatatttataaaataatttatttatttttgtttattattattttttaaatgccATTAGAATAGAacttaattttcttataaagttattttattttaaaaaaataagagtcCAGATACCATCAGATACGAAATGGATACAATATttcaaacataataataatGCGTCTCTCCCCTCTATTGAAGTTGATCACAATTCACATGTAACAACTGTCATATAATAAAGGTTTGCTGAATCTGGTTGTTGACCCCAACGATCCTGCAAAGACTCGAGGACCACTGTGTTTAAGCTTTCAGGCTTGTTTTTTCACGAATCCACTCAACAAAATTGTTGAGAAGCAATGGCCATGCAAGCTCTGGATTGTATTCCGTCATCTCCGGGAAACTTATCTGTAATAAATAGTATAAACAATTCTCTGGTTAGTTGATGAGACTGTCAACCAAGCCgggaactaaaaaaaaaagaatttaaggAAACATACCTCATTGCAAAACCTGTAAAAGCCCATCCATTGATCTATGTTTATGACTTTGTAGTCGTTTTGGATCTGTTGCCAACCATACAAAACCAATCATGGGCCGggataataaaacattttggtcatgCATGAGACAAGTATGAGATTTCAAGAGATGCAGCAGACCTTTAAATACTCGACAAAGTAGTCAACTTGGGGTCGGAATGTAGATCCCAAGACGATACCTAGGAGTTGACATATAGTCTCTATGTCTATACCCTCCTGTTTTTCCTCTGAAACAGTAAACAAAgattacacaaacaaaaaaaggtgATATATAAGCCGTGAAATATAAATATCTCTCATGCAGATGAAGCTTTAATTAATGTTTACCTGTTAAAGAATAGCGAAAGGCGTAAGCATAGAAATCTGCAAAATTTGATGGCGTCCTGACCTTAAAGAGACAGTAAAAAAAAAGCGTTAGCATGGTTAGTGCTGACTGCTGAGAAGATGACAATgaatataagaagaaaaaaaagagcatAAAACTCTGAACCTCTTTCTCTAGCAGGGGAAGGGCTTTCTTCAGTTCATCAATTGTATCAGCTCTTAAAGCCTTAAGGCCTCTTGTCCACTCTTCATGTGTAATGTAGCCCTGTTTCTCAGCTTTCATTGTCCTGCAATGTGAGATTCAAAGTTATTTTAGGGAAATGTAATTGTTGTTAAAGAactatatattaagaaaatgttCCATGGATCAAATAGTAAGTACCAAGCAAGCATCAAGAATCTGATATCAGTACGAGAGACATCCAAATCTGAGCAAAGTTTCTCTATTCCTTCAGGGCTGTTCATGTAACATATACAATTAGAGAGAAGCTGGAATTATACTAAACGGAGCTTTGGAAAGAAGAGTCAGCTACTTACTCAATGAGATTGGAACGTGTATTGGAATACATATGATACACcttaattaaattttctattGATTTTTCCAGATCCGTAAGCGGAGCAGCAGAAACGATAGTGGTCATAACGAAGCAGAAACGTTTAATACAAAGCATAGTGATTTACGGCGAGCTTCAACTGTTCAAACAAAGATCATACATGTTACTTTTCTATCACCACCAGCAGTACAGGCTGATTATGATTATTTAAATCCAAATTTCAGCATAATACTTACCCTTAAAAGCCCCAGACGGATTTGGTTCGATGATCCGTGGTGGAAGAAGATGTTCTCCTGCTACAACAAACAGTACAAAATCTATGGTTGCCTGTGGTTTTGCATTTCAATAAGTTTATAATAGTCATTATTAGGTTTTCTAGTTGCCTCCAAAAAGTAGAGTGTCGTCCACTTAGAAATTCCACTTATTATTAGTGCACACAAAAAAAGTCAACTTCTTATTTTCATTATCCGTTAAATTAGATTAgataattttatagaaaatgaaaatattgagttggcAAGTAGAAGACAAGTGTGAGTGATGTAGATTATGGTTAAGTTGTTTCTGACTTCTAATTTGTCAGATTTCCCATCAGCTTCGCATTTGTCCTTTCTTTTTTGGCCAAActtgtattttgtttttaaacgtTGCATTttcattcattaaaaaaaaactactcaTCCCCTACAAGAGAGTTTGAGAAAACAAACAGTGTGTTTTTTTATCTTAGCCCATCGGACAATTTATTACGCAAACAAGGTGGTACAAATTAAAGGAGATAGTGGAGAGGGATTGAGACACCACATGAATGTCATGAAACAGACCAAGTCCTTAGCACCAGCCTGAAACTTGTCGTGTGCTTTCAGGCTTGTTTTTCACGAATCCACTCAACAAAATTGTCGATAACCAATGGCCATGCACGCCCTGGATTGTATTCCGTCATCTCCGGAAAACTTATCTGTAAATGTTACAAACGCTTCTATAGTTAGTTGATGGAACTGCCAACCAAGCCGGGAACTAATGAAAGAATTTAAGGAAACATACCTCATTGCAGAACCTGTAAAAACCCATCCACTGATCCAGGTTTATGACTTTGTAGTCGTTTTGGAACTGTTGTCAAACATACAATAAAATTAATCAAGAGATAagaaaacattttggtcatGTGAAAGTATGAGACTATGTAATTAGTTATGTAGACACCTTTAAATACTCGACAAAGTAGTCAACTTGAGGTCGGAATGTAGATCCCATGACCATCATATCTAGGAGTTGACATGTAGTCTTTATGTCGATGCTCTCTTCTTCTCCGTCTGAATTGAAAAGCAAACAAAGGATCATACAAACATAAAAATAGGTGatagagaaatacaaatatCTCATGAAGAAGCTTTGGTTAATGTTAGTAAAAAAAGTTTGCGaggttttaattgattttaacctTAATTAATGAGGTCAAtccttaatttagtaaacttaaACCCGATTAAGTAAATCTGATCCGACCAAACTCATTAAACTCGACCCGTGTAGGAAAAGAACAAGACTTCTCCCAAATCGATTTCATAACATTTTAAAGTTCATAAGGCTAATCATTTCtaacagaaaaaaagaaacagagagagagagggtggaGGATCCAGCAATAAGCGAAGGAGCAAGGCAATGTGTTTTGAACTTAAAAGTCTGTGATCACGTAAAAGAAGCTGAATGATACTAACCGAGCTTGGAACTTATATTGGAATACTGATGAAACACATCAATGATAGTATTTGTACTTCTTTCTCCAAGCTGAatgaatgacaaaaaaaaaaaacaaaggtaCCCAAAAGTCATAACGAAGCAGAACGTTAAAACAAAGCAGGGGGAATTGATTCAATTAAATTGTCAACTAGTGATTTACAGTCTGAGCTTCAGTTGTTCAAACAAAGATCATACATGTTCTTCTATCACGAGCTCCCATCACAGGCTGCTCGTGATTTTCAATCCAATTTCAGCGTATAATAATTACACATAAACCCTAGTCGGAATTGATTCAATAattggagaaagagagagagaaacctgATCCATGGTGGAACTGTTCTTTTGCTACAACATTCTGAAGGCTTGCCAATAATACTCCCACCTgatatttaaaagatatcagAGGTTGGAGATATGACTGAAGAGTGTCCCcactttatttccttttttcgtCCATAAATTAgattagataattttttttaaatgaaaataatgagTTGGCAAGTAGAAGACAAGTGTGAGTGATAACTGAAGAGTGTCCACCTTGACCTTATTTCCTTTCTTCATCcataaattagataattaaaaaaatgaaaataatgagTTGGCAAGTAGAAGTAAGTGTAAGTGATGACTGAAGAGTGTCCActtattatttccttttttcatCCATAAATCTGATCTTAAACTCGCTTGGTCCAAATTACCATTGGTTACTAATACAGCTGGATGTAATATTTCCAACATATTGTATTTCCACTCTATTGAAAGTTAATCAcatataacaaaaatcatataatgTATTTTTCTGATAAAGTTTTGGAGGATGAGAACTGAAATAAAAGTTTTGCTGTATCTTGTTTGTTGAGCCCAACGATCCTGTAAACGAAACCC
The sequence above is drawn from the Brassica napus cultivar Da-Ae chromosome A8, Da-Ae, whole genome shotgun sequence genome and encodes:
- the LOC106387574 gene encoding DCN1-like protein 4 produces the protein MLCIKRFCFVMTTIVSAAPLTDLEKSIENLIKVYHMYSNTRSNLIDPEGIEKLCSDLDVSRTDIRFLMLAWTMKAEKQGYITHEEWTRGLKALRADTIDELKKALPLLEKEVRTPSNFADFYAYAFRYSLTEEKQEGIDIETICQLLGIVLGSTFRPQVDYFVEYLKIQNDYKVINIDQWMGFYRFCNEISFPEMTEYNPELAWPLLLNNFVEWIREKTSLKA